One Primulina huaijiensis isolate GDHJ02 chromosome 5, ASM1229523v2, whole genome shotgun sequence DNA segment encodes these proteins:
- the LOC140977079 gene encoding uncharacterized protein: MEHQSAAKKGKTLISSFFKKRDRQASEDTSIPTVLTVQHQSSESLPFLNIQIPSCSSPRDDHQPSSSCIERDPRKRKQICEYHVNVRDEIRRSYLNMGPYQPDMLEYPGTKFGSQNRRFQKKWFQKFHWLEYSPSTNKAYCFYCFIFLNDVNSSNISALVNEGFDNWKKISQGKTCVFLAHIGSTASSPHTMCERNAENLMRPSQHIDKVMHVQSKEEKEKNRLRLSTSIVAVRWLALQGCAFRGNDESLSSSNRGNFLELVKAFAKMNTEIDEVVLENAPKNAQYIAPEIQKEILHIMANRVRQMVHEEVGDKYFCILVDEARDISKREQMAIKLRFVNNHGILTERFFAIKSVSGTTSMNLKNEISNVLVHHDLHVKKIRGQGYDGASNMRGAWNGLQALFLKDCPYAYYVHCFAHRLQLTLVSAAKDVSVIWEFFSHLDNIVNIVTSSTKRIAELHTAQRNEIEYMLSIGERDSGSGANQIGNLQRAGATRWSSHYDSVKSLIVMYNATCKVFEVLSDHSPNRRAKAEVQGIYRNMASFEFVFILHLMHKIMRTTDTLCQILQRKSQDILTAITFVTTTKTSLQEFRECGWNEFLQEVKVFCSRNEIDVPDLDCLYKIGRSCRQTTIEHHYHFDVFNAAIDFILMELNTRFNESSMELLYLSTALDPKNSFNSFNSDDICKLATKFYPGDFTD, translated from the coding sequence ATGGAACATCAATCTGCTGCAAAGAAAGGAAAAACATTGATATCCTCTTTTTTTAAGAAGAGAGATCGTCAAGCTAGTGAAGATACTTCAATTCCTACAGTCCTTACAGTGCAGCATCAATCCAGTGAAAGCCTTCCATTTCTCAATATCCAAATTCCTTCATGTTCCTCTCCTAGAGACGATCATCAGCCATCATCTTCTTGTATTGAACGAGATCCGAGAAAAAGAAAACAGATATGTGAATATCATGTTAATGTACGAGATGAGATAAGACGTTCATATCTAAATATGGGGCCTTATCAACCAGATATGTTGGAGTATCCAGGTACAAAATTTGGAAGTCAGAATCGTCGTTTTCAGAAAAAATGGTTCCAGAAATTTCATTGGTTGGAGTATTCGCcttcaacaaataaggcatattgTTTCTATTGTTTTATTTTCCTGAATGATGTTAATTCATCTAATATCTCGGCATTGGTCAATGAAGGATTTGACAATTGGAAAAAGATAAGCCAAGGAAAAACATGTGTTTTTCTTGCCCATATTGGTTCTACAGCTTCTTCGCCTCATACTATGTGTGAGAGAAATGCTGAAAATTTGATGAGGCCCTCACAACATATTGATAAAGTGATGCATGTACAATCTAAAgaggaaaaagagaaaaatcGTTTGCGTTTGAGCACCTCAATTGTAGCTGTTCGTTGGCTAGCACTTCAAGGTTGTGCGTTTAGAGGTAACGATGAATCTCTATCTTCATCTAATCGTGGAAATTTTCTTGAATTGGTGAAGGCTTTTGCAAAAATGAATACAGAAATTGATGAAGTTGTGCTTGAGAATGCTCCAAAAAATGCCCAATATATCGCTCCAGAAATTCAAAAAGAGATTTTACATATTATGGCCAATAGAGTACGACAAATGGTTCATGAAGAAGTTGGAGATAAATACTTCTGTATTCTTGTTGATGAAGCCCGAGATATATCTAAACGAGAGCAAATGGCCATTAAATTGAGGTTTGTGAACAATCATGGGATTTTGACAGAAAGATTTTTTGCCATCAAAAGTGTTAGTGGCACTACCTCAATGAATTTGAAAAATGAGATATCAAATGTTCTTGTTCATCATGATCTCCATGTTAAGAAAATCAGAGGCCAAGGATATGATGGTGCTAGCAATATGCGTGGAGCGTGGAATGGACTTCAAGcattatttctcaaagattgtcCCTATGCATACTATGTACACTGTTTTGCACATCGTTTACAACTGACATTGGTTTCTGCAGCTAAGGATGTTAGTGTTATTTGGGAATTCTTTTCTCATTTGGACAATATTGTTAACATTGTCACTTCTTCTACTAAGCGCATTGCTGAATTACATACTGCACAAAGAAATGAAATTGAGTATATGTTGTCAATTGGAGAACGTGATTCTGGAAGTGGTGCAAATCAGATTGGTAATTTGCAACGAGCAGGAGCTACTCGTTGGAGTTCTCACTATGATTCAGTAAAAAGCTTGATAGTTATGTACAATGCAACTTGCAAAGTTTTTGAAGTTCTCAGTGATCATTCTCCAAATAGAAGAGCTAAGGCTGAAGTTCAGGGGATTTACAGAAACATGGCAAGCTTTGAATTTGTGTTTATTTTGCACTTAATGCATAAAATTATGAGAACAACAGATACTCTTTGTCaaattcttcaaagaaaatctcAAGACATTTTGACTGCTATTACATTTGTCACTACTACCAAAACTAGCCTTCAAGAATTTAGAGAATGTGGGTGGAACGAATTTCTTCAGGAAGTTAAAGTTTTTTGCTCAAGAAATGAAATTGATGTGCCTGACCTTGACTGTCTATATAAGATTGGACGTTCCTGTCGGCAAACTACAATAGAACATCATTACCACTTTGATGTTTTTAATGCAGCAATAGATTTCATTTTGATGGAGTTAAATACTCGGTTCAATGAGTCATCGATGGAACTTCTTTATCTTAGTACAGCTTTAGATCCTAAAAATTCATTTAACTCATTTAACAGTGATGATATTTGCAAGCTTGCAACGAAGTTTTATCCTGGAGATTTCACAGATTAA